Part of the Leptolyngbya boryana PCC 6306 genome is shown below.
CATGCCTTTTTGCTGTCCCCGGAACCCTTTGCAATAGAACTTATTGACTCCACTATTTTGTTTAATGTCTCACTAAGGTTGAGAACTTACACACTGTCGTAAGACTACCAGCGCTTGACGTTCTAGTTGTCGAACACGCTCTTTGCTCAACTGCAAACGCAGACCAACTTGAGACAAAGAGAGTGCTTGACCATCCTCTAATCCGAATCGTAAGCTTAGAATTTTACGCTGTTGTAGAGGTAGTTGCTTTAACAGATCAATGACTTCCTCACACAGCGCTATTTCAGTCACGTAGTCATCGGGTGAGATTCTCTCGTCAGGCAATAGTTCTTGTCGCTCGACCTCCTTTGCTTCTCCGACTCCAATTACCTGATTGAGCGAGGCAGGTTGACGGGCAAATGCCAGATATTCTCGAATTTGAGCGGAAGATAAACCCACAACCTGAGCAATTTCAAGCAGAGTTGCTGTTCGTCCCAGTTGCTGACCTAATTCGTGTTGTGCCTTCTTAATTTTGTTGAGTTTTTCAGTTACATGACTGGGTAAGCGAATCGTTCGTGACTGAGATGCGATCGCCCGTGTAATTCCCTGACGAATCCACCAGTACGCATAAGTAGAAAACTTATAGCCTCGACTCGGATCGAACTTAATTACGCCGCGCTCTAGACCGAGCGTTCCTTCTTGAATCAAGTCAAGCAAATCCATGTGACGCTTCTGGTAGCGTTTTGCAACAGCAACCACTAATCGAAGATTCGCCTCAATCATTTTTCGCTTGGCAGATTCACCTTCGATCAGAATCTGGTCTAACTGTTGGCTGCTAGAAAGTTGAGCAGCACGTATCCATTCCTCCATAGTAGGATTTCGGTGAAGACGCTGTATGAAATCTTCTCGAACTTGCTGAAGCTTGACAAGCAGTTGCACTTGTTTCCCATATTCCACTTCCTGTGTAGGTGTCAGCAGGGGAACACGACCAATTTCTTGTAGATAAAGGTCAATTGAATTCAGAGCCATCTTACTCATAAAAACTTCACTCGAACTAGCCGTCTAAATCAGCAATGCAATTAACTTTCAGTCCATATTCTGATAGATCGAGATGAAACGAGGATGAAAAACCCGATCGTGCTTTAGAAGAGAACCATTCACTTTGAGTGCCAATTTTGTTTTCTCTATTTCATCCAAGATCAAGAACAGTAAATTAGGCGCAAGCTCTTTTTCCTCCTATATTTCATCTTATTTTCATTTTGATCTTCTAAGCTAAGACTTAGTGGGGTAGCTCAGAAACAGACTACTTCGTTACGATCGCATCTCAAAGCTTTTAAATTTAGCTGTGTTGCAGTCTACTTTTTTGGGCTGCTCACTGGCTCTAACAGCGAAATTTCAAGCTCCTCTTTCTTTGAATCCTTCTATGTTTAATTCATCAATCCCTCTCTCAGGCGCAAAGGTTTTAGTAACTGGGGCAAGTGGCTTTATTGGTCGGCATCTCTGTCAGAGACTTCAGGCGTATCAAGTAGAAGTTTACGGTGTCTCTCGCGTTGAACAATCTTCCAGTTCTGCAATTCGGTGGTTACAGGGAGATGTCGCGAACTTCGAGGATATGCGGCGAATTATTACCCAGGTAAAACCGGATGCTATTTTTCATTTAGCAGGTCATGTCACTGGCGCACGCGGAGTTGATGCGGTCGTTTCTACATTGCAAAGCCATCTTGTTAGTACAGTAAACTTGTTGACGCTAATGGCTGAATTTAGCGGACGGAGAATTGTGTTAGCAGGATCGTTAGAAGAACCCGATGCAGGGGAAGATCCGATTCCGTCCTCGCCTTATGCTGCTGCAAAATGGTCAAGCAGTGCTTATGCTCAAATGTTTCAGCATTTGTATCAGTTACCGATCGTCAGAACGCGCGTGTTTCTAGTGTATGGACCTGCACAAATGAATTTTGACAAGTTAATTCCCTATGTTACACTCTCTTTGCTAAAAGGAGAAGCCCCGAAGCTCAGTAGCGGTCAACGCCAGATCGATTGGATTTACGTCGAGGATGTAGTTGAAGGTCTGATTGCAGCAGCACAAGCGCCAGGGGTAGAAGGCGATATGTTTGATCTTGGCTCTGGAACATTAACGCCGATCTCTAGTGTTGTGCATCACATCAATCAACTGGTCAATCCTAGCATTCAGCCTTTATTTGGAGCCTTACCTGAGCGACCGATGGAACAAGTCCGCATTGCTAACATAGAGTCTTCAGTTACAAAGCTTGGCTGGCAGCCTAAAGTCTCTCTAGAAGAGGGGTTAGCGAAAACGGTCGAGTGGTATTCCAATTACTACAACAATCCTGCTTGTTGTACAAGTTGAATGATGTCTTTGTCGTTCGTTCTAAACAAAGAGCGTTTCACACCGATTTTATTTTGCATTGATAGCGCCAATATTGAGAATCGCTAGGCTGTTTCAGGTGCTTGTGCAGTGCTAGCAATGTATTATAGCAGCGTGAAGTTTAATGGTTTAGGGTATCACGCTTCTCTTCCAGCGTTAGCTTTAGAGTTGGATTCATCTTCGCGCATCATGTTAGCAAACTTCAACGATACGGTCACTCAATTTATTCTTAAAATCAAGCTATCATTTGGTCAGCACTCATTCAATTCCATGCACCAAAGCCAACTGTTTAATCGAACTCGTCTGAAACTCGCAGCCTGGTATGCAGGCGTGATGGGATTAATTTTAAGCGGTTGTGGAATTGCTATCTATCTTCATTTAGCACAGGTGCATTGGACTGCGATCGACGATGAAATCGAAACTCTCGCAGGAACATTACACGATAGCTTAGAGCCGATCCTAGACAAACCGGGAGAACTGAGTGATCGCGTTGAGCAGGTTTTACCCGGTCTCTGCCGCAGTCAGACTGCATGTAAAACGCCGCCACCGTCGTCACATATTCACGTCTTAGGAGTCAGTACTCAAGATTTGTACTACATTCAGTTTCTTAATCTCTCTTTGCAGCGCATAGGAACAGTGAATACCCCTCCACAAGCCACACCTCAAGTTCAAACGCAACCTTGGCGAACGATTGTTGACAATCAAGGACAACGCTACCACCAGGTTTCATTACAATTAAAAACTTCAACCGGACAGTCTTGGGGATATTTACAGGTAGGACGAACGCTCGAAAGCTATGATGATCATCTACAATCCCTGAAAATCTTCTTTTTGTTAGGAACGCCGATCGCGATTCTAGTAATCGGTGCAGCAAGTTGGGGACTGGCAGGAATCGCGATGCGTCCAGTGTATGACTCTTATCAACAGATTCAACAGTTTACTGCTGATGCTGCTCACGAACTGAGAACGCCGCTTGCAGCAATTCAAGCCACGGTTGAGGCAACATTAGAGACAACGCCACTGAGCTTATCTGAAGCACAAGGGACATTGCAAACGATCGAACGACAAAATGCAAGGCTTTCTCAACTCGTGCAAGATTTACTCATGTTGTCCCGCATGGATCTCAAAGTTTTTCCGATCAAGCGTCAGGTGGTTTGCCTCAATGATGTTGTGCAAGATTTAGTCGAAGAGTTAGCAGCATTTGCGCTTTCTGCTCACATTACACTGAAGCTACAACTAACCGTTCATCAACCCGTGAATATCATCGGCGATGAAGAGCAACTTTACCGACTGGTTACCAATCTCATCACAAACGCAATTCAATACACCCCTTCTGAAGGGACAGTGACTGTTCGATTGTCGGTTGAAGATCAAACCGCACTGATTCAGGTGCAAGATACAGGGGTCGGAATTGCCGCAGAAGATCAACCGCGTGTGTTCGATCGCTTTTATCGTGTCAGTTCAGATCGCTCTCGACACACAGGCGGTGCAGGACTTGGACTTGCAATTGCTCAAGCCATTGTAGATGCACATCACGGAAAGATTCAAGTTCAGAGCCAACTAGGAAAAGGAAGTCAGTTTACAGTTCAGCTTCCACTAAAAAATTCACGCAGCTAGTCAGGAAAATCGCGCTTTCTCAAATCTTCGTGAAATTCCGGGCATTTGGTCAATTGAATTTTGAGCATTGCTTTGATTCAATTTCATCAGCATCAAAACTGGCTGATGCCGATGAAATTGGTCGGTTAGACAATTTCCATCAGTAATTGCTTCATCGTTTTTGTCGCGACTCGCCAGTTTAGACGAGTTTCATGCTTCTAAAGAGTTGGATGATCAAAACCGTTGCCTTGCCATTCGAGAGAGGTAGGAGCGATTGCACTTGTTAAACCGAAGAAAAATTAAAAAATCAAAGCGATCGCCAAAATCGCGCTAAACTAACAGACACGATCGGTTCTGATGGGGAGCAGCCGTCAGAAGTAAAGGGGAAAGTTTGGTGCAAGTCCAACGCTGTCCCGCAACTGTAAATCAGTCATGAATTCGAGATTGATCAGCCAGGATGCCCGCCGATTTACTTCACGTTCCAATTCATCTGCGAGGTACAGAATGATTACTCGATCGCATTCGTCTTTTTCTCAACGAGCCGTTTGCTTCACGCTGTCTAAGCCCGTACAAGCAACGCTCTATGTTTCGCTTTGTGCTTTAATTCTCTGGACAGTCTACTTCACTACATATCCAGCGGCTCATGACAAGGTGCATTCTCTTCGACATCGCACGCTGATGGTTTCTTGTCATTAACAATACTTGTGAGGTCGTAATGCCAAAATTAAAGCTTTCTGCGTTCATTAGCGCGACTTGCCTAATGAGCTTGATGTTCTATGGAGTGACGGGATTCTCTCAGACTCCACGATCAACGATTCGCCTAACAACTGATCCGTCCATTTCCCAACTCGCTCCATTTGAGGCAGAAGCGGAAACCCATAAACCGCCTGCCCGTCTCACACTCGAAGCGATCGATGCAAACGGTCAACCTTTGACCAATGCCAAAATCCGTATACAGATTCTCACACCGTCTAAAACTCCCTGGTTTACGACAGACTTTCCGATTGTTGAAGGTACAAAGCTATTAGATATCGATGCGATCGCGCCCCAAGGCAAAGTGCAGCTTCAGCAGACCTTCCCGATTCGCGGCACTTACCAGCTATTAGTTAATGTGACTCCACAGACCGCCAATGCTTTTACACCTTTTCAGCAAACTCTAACGCTCTCGATTCCTGAGAACTGGATTAAGTATCGCAATTTCGCCATTTTAGCCGCTGTCCTACTCATCGTTGGATTAGTGGGCGGCTGGATCATCGGCGGACGGCAATTGATTCAGCCTGGAGAAATTGCGCCACAACGGGTTCGATTGTTGCTGAGTGGGGCAGTAATTGTTGCGATCGCAGCGCTTCTCTATGTCAACGTCAGTGCAGAAATGGCACAGTCCGGGATGTCGATGCCAATGTCGCACATGGCTGAAACTGCTCCGAAATCAGATGCTTCAGCCGTCAGACAAGTTCAAGGACTTGAGATGCGATTAACCGGAGACAAAAGCGCGATCGTCGGTCAGCCTGCTCGCTTGCAAGTGAACGTGATTGATTCCCAAACCAAGCAGCCTGTCTCAGATGTCCAGCTAAAAGTAACAACAACTCAGCTTGAAAACAACTGGAATGCCTTTGCTTATGAAGGGCTAAATGATACGACCGGACAATTTAGCTGGCAGCAGCAGTTTTTTGATGGTGCGCCACATAGAATTGAGGTAGAAGTTTTCCCTAGTTCTAACGCGATTCGGAAGTTTCAGCCCTTCCAAGTTGAGCAAACGATCGAAGTTGAAGGGGTAACACCTCCGCTTCAGGTTCGCTTGACTGGATTAGTCTATTTCACAGGGTTGATTGTTGTAGGTCTACTGGCTGGATTCGGCATTCGACGTAGACAGCAACTTCCATATTGACTACGTTGTTGGGGTTGGATTTGTGCTGGGATTCAAACTAAGAAGACAACGCACCCAACTCACAACACAGGTTTGAAGTCACTACCGCATCCTAAAATCATCCGATCGCCACTCATACAATCAAGCATTAAGTCCAGCAATCAGAACCGCAAAAAGAATTACGGACATCGTTTCTTTGCCGGAGCAGGAACGTCTAGGCTTCGTTGATTTTAATCTTGAATAAACGCATGGCATTGAGTGTTACTAGCAAGGAAGATCCCATGTCTTCAAAGACTGCGATCGGGAGTCCAATCACACCCAAAACTCCCAGAATGATGAATGTAGCGTTCAGAACTAGGGCAATAGCAATACTTTGTTGAATTACTAATAGGGTGCGACGGCTAAGGTTAATAGCATCACCTAAACGTCTTAAATCATTTCCAACCAATACGACATCAGCCGCCTCCAGCGCCACGTCAATCTTACCAACTGCAAAACTAACATCGGCAGCAGAAAGAGCAGGCGTATCATTGATGCCGTCTCCAACCATGCCCACAACACCAGAGCGACGTAGCTTGTAAATAGCTTGCAATTTATCTTCAGGCAGCAATTCAGCCTGGTACTCCTCAATGCCAACTTCATGAGCAACCTGTCTTGCTACCGCAGAGCGATCGCCTGTAAGCATTACCAGTCGTTTGAGTCCAATGCGTTTGAGTAGACGTACTGCTTCTGCGGATTCAAGTCGGATTCCATCTGCCAAGGCGATCGCCCCAACTAATCCTTGTTGTGTTCCGATTAACACTGGAGTCTGACCTTGAGATTCAATTTCAGCTAACAGCGATTTAGCGGCTGCTGAAAGCTCAATGTTCTGCTCCTCAAACAATCGGCGATTGCCTACAAAATAAACAGCCTGTCCAAACTTCGCCCAAATTCCTTTACCAGGAACAGCAGTAAACGATTCTGGAGCTTCCAGATCTAATCCTTGCGCCATTGCCGCAACAACGATCGCTTTTGCCAGCGGATGCTCTGACTGTTGCTCCAGTGAGGCAGCAATGAGCAACACCATGTTGGCACTCATAGAACCTAGATGCTGCACCTTCTGCACCACTGGTAGCCCTTGAGTAATCGTGCCTGTTTTATCAAAGGCTAATGTTGTGAGCCGTCCGGCAGTCTCTAGTGCATTTCCACTCTTAAACAGTACGCCTTGACGAGTGGCGGCTCCGATCGCGCTAATGAGTGAAACAGGCGTGGCAATCACTAAAGCACAGGGGCAGGCAATGACAAGCAACACCAGCGCTTTGTAGAACCAGGGCTGAAATGGTTGGGCAAATAGAAGCGGCGGAATCAGTGTGATGCCAGCCGCGAGAGCCAAAACGATTGGGGTGTAGATGGCAGAGAAGCGATCGACCCATTGCTGAATGGGCGCACGACTTTCTTGAGCCTCTTCAACCAAATGAACAATCCGAGCAACAGTTGTATCGCTAGCCGTATGCGTGACTTCAACTTCTAAAAACCTGGTCTGATTCAACGTTCCTGCAAACACTTGATCCCCTTTCTCCTTATTTTCTGGCAGGGATTCTCCAGTAATCGGAGACTGATCAACTGCACTCAGACCAGATATGACAACACCATCAAGCGCAATGCGCTGACCAGGGCGAATGGTTAAAATTTCCCCAATCTGAATCCTTGCAACTGGAACAGAGACCTCTTGCCCACTCCGCCTCACTGTTGCGGTTGCAGGAGTCAGATCCATTAAGTCTCGAATGGCGTTGCGGGTCCGACCGAGTG
Proteins encoded:
- a CDS encoding RNA polymerase sigma factor, RpoD/SigA family encodes the protein MALNSIDLYLQEIGRVPLLTPTQEVEYGKQVQLLVKLQQVREDFIQRLHRNPTMEEWIRAAQLSSSQQLDQILIEGESAKRKMIEANLRLVVAVAKRYQKRHMDLLDLIQEGTLGLERGVIKFDPSRGYKFSTYAYWWIRQGITRAIASQSRTIRLPSHVTEKLNKIKKAQHELGQQLGRTATLLEIAQVVGLSSAQIREYLAFARQPASLNQVIGVGEAKEVERQELLPDERISPDDYVTEIALCEEVIDLLKQLPLQQRKILSLRFGLEDGQALSLSQVGLRLQLSKERVRQLERQALVVLRQCVSSQP
- a CDS encoding CbtB-domain containing protein; translated protein: MITRSHSSFSQRAVCFTLSKPVQATLYVSLCALILWTVYFTTYPAAHDKVHSLRHRTLMVSCH
- the rppB gene encoding two-component system sensor histidine kinase RppB, which encodes MYYSSVKFNGLGYHASLPALALELDSSSRIMLANFNDTVTQFILKIKLSFGQHSFNSMHQSQLFNRTRLKLAAWYAGVMGLILSGCGIAIYLHLAQVHWTAIDDEIETLAGTLHDSLEPILDKPGELSDRVEQVLPGLCRSQTACKTPPPSSHIHVLGVSTQDLYYIQFLNLSLQRIGTVNTPPQATPQVQTQPWRTIVDNQGQRYHQVSLQLKTSTGQSWGYLQVGRTLESYDDHLQSLKIFFLLGTPIAILVIGAASWGLAGIAMRPVYDSYQQIQQFTADAAHELRTPLAAIQATVEATLETTPLSLSEAQGTLQTIERQNARLSQLVQDLLMLSRMDLKVFPIKRQVVCLNDVVQDLVEELAAFALSAHITLKLQLTVHQPVNIIGDEEQLYRLVTNLITNAIQYTPSEGTVTVRLSVEDQTALIQVQDTGVGIAAEDQPRVFDRFYRVSSDRSRHTGGAGLGLAIAQAIVDAHHGKIQVQSQLGKGSQFTVQLPLKNSRS
- a CDS encoding NAD-dependent epimerase/dehydratase family protein, which codes for MFNSSIPLSGAKVLVTGASGFIGRHLCQRLQAYQVEVYGVSRVEQSSSSAIRWLQGDVANFEDMRRIITQVKPDAIFHLAGHVTGARGVDAVVSTLQSHLVSTVNLLTLMAEFSGRRIVLAGSLEEPDAGEDPIPSSPYAAAKWSSSAYAQMFQHLYQLPIVRTRVFLVYGPAQMNFDKLIPYVTLSLLKGEAPKLSSGQRQIDWIYVEDVVEGLIAAAQAPGVEGDMFDLGSGTLTPISSVVHHINQLVNPSIQPLFGALPERPMEQVRIANIESSVTKLGWQPKVSLEEGLAKTVEWYSNYYNNPACCTS
- a CDS encoding heavy metal translocating P-type ATPase is translated as MNSASVLKTLQAQIGGMDCGGCAKTIEATLQQLPGVTEAKVSFATERLSVTYDSQQVNETAIRDRVTALGYTIEPIPNQTTQVQVPSTQTLQAQVSGMDCGGCARTIAANLQQLSGVTEATVNFASERLNVIYDPQQVSEIDITKRVTDLGYTVEIDRTANSSADADGTIVNSADCLPSRNSDLGGWQFWLKTRRGQTVVLSGIGLLLGWIAERLLSLPLVAQGFYAISLMIAIVPILRAAWIALKLRRADMNLLMTLAAIGAAILNQWLQGALVIFLFALGTTLQNFTLGRTRNAIRDLMDLTPATATVRRSGQEVSVPVARIQIGEILTIRPGQRIALDGVVISGLSAVDQSPITGESLPENKEKGDQVFAGTLNQTRFLEVEVTHTASDTTVARIVHLVEEAQESRAPIQQWVDRFSAIYTPIVLALAAGITLIPPLLFAQPFQPWFYKALVLLVIACPCALVIATPVSLISAIGAATRQGVLFKSGNALETAGRLTTLAFDKTGTITQGLPVVQKVQHLGSMSANMVLLIAASLEQQSEHPLAKAIVVAAMAQGLDLEAPESFTAVPGKGIWAKFGQAVYFVGNRRLFEEQNIELSAAAKSLLAEIESQGQTPVLIGTQQGLVGAIALADGIRLESAEAVRLLKRIGLKRLVMLTGDRSAVARQVAHEVGIEEYQAELLPEDKLQAIYKLRRSGVVGMVGDGINDTPALSAADVSFAVGKIDVALEAADVVLVGNDLRRLGDAINLSRRTLLVIQQSIAIALVLNATFIILGVLGVIGLPIAVFEDMGSSLLVTLNAMRLFKIKINEA